The following proteins are encoded in a genomic region of Primulina huaijiensis isolate GDHJ02 chromosome 3, ASM1229523v2, whole genome shotgun sequence:
- the LOC140973449 gene encoding 3-ketoacyl CoA thiolase 1, peroxisomal-like: MEKAVNRQRVLLEHLRPSVTSFSHQSPESSLYRSICFSGENSALGDDIVIVAAYRTAICKSKRGGFKDTLPDDLLASVLKALMEKTNLNPAEVGDIVVGTVLAPGSLRGIECRMAALYAGFPDTVPIRTVNRQCSSGLQAVADVAAFIRAGYYDIGVAAGLESMTVDRLDKLETVNPKVESFAQARDCLLPMGITSENVAESYGITRKEQDHAAVISHRRAAAASASGKFKDEIIPVFTKIVDPKSGETKPVTISVDDGIRPNTNMNDLAKLKPAFKKNGSTTAGNASQISDGAAAVLLMKRSLAMQKGLPILGIFRSFAAVGVDPRVMGIGPAVAIPAAVNSANLDLKDINLFEINEAFASQYVYCCKKLDLDPENVNVNGGAMALGHPLGVTGARCVATLLHEMKRRGRDCRFGVISMCIGSGMGAAAVLERGDCADDLCNARVASENNFLSKDPM; the protein is encoded by the exons ATGGAGAAAGCTGTGAACAGACAGAGGGTTTTGCTGGAACACCTACGACCTTCAGTcacttctttttctcatcagtCCCCTGAATCTTCTCTATAC CGTTCGATTTGCTTTTCTGGGGAAAATTCTGCTCTTGGAGATGACATAGTCATTGTAGC AGCTTATCGAACCGCCATTTGCAAATCTAAACGAGGGGGATTCAAGGATACCCTTCCAGATGATTTACTCGCCTCCGTGCTAAAG GCTTTGATGGAGAAAACAAACCTAAATCCTGCTGAGGTTGGAGATATAGTTGTAGGCACAGTTCTTGCTCCAGGTTCACTGAGAGGTATTGAGTGCCGGATGGCTGCCTTATATGCCGGTTTTCCTG ATACTGTACCTATCAGAACTGTGAATAGACAATGTTCCTCTGGTCTCCAGGCTGTGGCTGATGTCGCTGCCTTCATAAGAGCCGGATATTATGATATTG GTGTTGCGGCTGGATTGGAGTCCATGACTGTCGACCGTTTGGACAAACTGGAGACAGTAAACCCAAAA GTGGAGAGTTTTGCTCAGGCTCGTGATTGTCTTCTTCCAATGGGTATTACTTCTGAAAATGTTGCAGAAAGCTATGGAATTACCCGGAAAGAACAAGATCATGCTGCT GTTATCTCTCATCGACGTGCAGCTGCTGCAAGTGCATCAGGAAAATTTAAAGATGAAATAATTCCTGTTTTCACGAAG ATTGTGGATCCCAAAAGTGGCGAAACGAAGCCTGTTACGATCTCTGTTGATGATGGTATTCGGCCTAACACCAATATGAATGATCTGGCAAAGTTGAAGCCTGCATTCAAGAAGAATGGATCGACAACTGCCG GTAATGCGAGCCAAATAAGTGATGGTGCTGCAGCTGTTCTTCTCATGAAAAGAAGTTTAGCTATGCAAAAGGGACTTCCAATTCTTGGCATATTCAG GAGTTTTGCTGCAGTGGGGGTGGATCCTCGTGTTATGGGTATCGGTCCCGCTGTTGCCATACCAGCTGCAGTGAACTCAGCTAATCTCGATCTCAAAGACATTAACTTGTTTGAAATAAACGAG GCCTTTGCTTCCCAGTATGTATATTGCTGCAAGAAATTGGACCTTGATcctgaaaatgtgaatgtgaaTGGAGGAGCAATGGCACTCGGGCATCCCTTGGGAGTTACAG GCGCCCGTTGTGTTGCCACGCTACTTCATGAGATGAAACGTCGTGGAAGAGACTGTCGTTTTGGTGTCATATCTATGTGCATCG GCTCGGGCATGGGTGCAGCCGCTGTTCTCGAGCGAGGGGATTGTGCAGACGACTTGTGTAATGCACGAGTGGCCAGTGAAAACAATTTCTTATCTAAAGACCCAATGTAA
- the LOC140973450 gene encoding uncharacterized protein, protein MCYKLSKMRAVISSQVGRLCCKKLNLFYFSRRKYIILLQSGLGSTLNSIQSTKKKGEDIIIVQGLGITHEADTAIHVGNKVLPITDTTHQSSIANEMDLLTSLDMKEKTKGDKTKAFSRMKELLRWVAAAAKAEKGGKYIGRKVLHFRSKSASKAVADDDKLSNESPKISFRWEEESCSTISSTYFAISVASVNSTPFHVGDHCVAKTGNWITTDSEFVVLEL, encoded by the exons ATGTGCTACAAGCTAAGTAAGATG CGTGCGGTGATTTCCAGTCAAGTGGGCAGATTGTGCTGCAAgaaattgaatcttttctatttttcaCGAAGAAAATACATAATTCTGTTACAGTCTGGCCTTGGCTCTACACTGAATTCTATCCAATCGACGAAGAAAAAAGGAGAAGACATCATCATCGTTCAAGGATTAGGCATTACGCATGAGGCGGATACTGCAATTCATGTGGGAAACAAGGTGTTACCTATTACTGATACGACTCATCAATCATCGATAGCAAACGAAATGGATCTATTAACAAGTTTAGACATGAAAGAAAAGACAAAGGGCGATAAAACAAAGGCCTTTTCAAGGATGAAAGAGTTGCTGAGATGGGTAGCAGCAGCAGCCAAGGCTGAGAAAGGAGGAAAATACATTGGTAGAAAG GTGTTACATTTTAGGAGTAAATCAGCTTCAAAAGCAGTAGCAGATGATGATAAACTCAGCAATGAGTCTCCCAAAATCAGTTTTAGGTGGGAAGAGGAGAGCTGCTCCACCATTTCGTCCACATATTTCGCTATCTCTGTGGCTTCTGTGAACTCTACTCCTTTCCATGTTGGAGACCATTGTGTTGCAAAAACAGGAAACTGGATCACCACAGATTCAGAAT TTGTGGTGCTGGAGTTGTGA
- the LOC140973451 gene encoding uncharacterized protein encodes MDRYHKVEKPKPGSPVNENEIRITSQGLVRNYITYATTLLQEGRVKEIVLKAMGQAISKTVAIAEIIKRRIPRLHQDTAISSVSITDTFEPIEEGLQIVEQTRHVSMISITLSLKELNKNSPGYQAPSHVDQSRQQNSYQSQQQPPRQQQAHMVYNTSYRDTYERGRGRGRGRGRGWNRGGYTNYQDNGRYSNWDRGGGRGDWGYHGAGYGRGRGGVGGRGYGRDRGRMGVRPVGGGNQA; translated from the exons ATGGATAGGTACCACAAGGTGGAGAAGCCGAAGCCTGGATCTCCTGTTAACGAGAATGAGATCCGAATCACTTCTCAGGGTTTGGTTCGTAATTATATCACATATGCTACCACCCTTCTTCAG GAGGGACGAGTGAAGGAGATTGTCTTGAAAGCAATGGGTCAAGCTATTAGCAAGACAGTAGCTATTGCAGAGATCATTAAG AGAAGGATTCCTCGATTACATCAGGACACTGCCATCAGTTCAGTGAGCATAACTGACACTTTTGAACCCATTGAAGAGGGTCTACAGAT TGTGGAGCAGACCCGCCATGTCTCCATGATTTCAATCACCCTGTCTTTGAAGGAGCTTAACAAGAATTCTCCCGG GTATCAAGCTCCATCTCATGTGGATCAATCTAGACAACAGAACAGTTATCAGTCGCAGCAACAACCTCCAAGACAACAACAAGCGCACATGGTGTACAACACGAGTTACAGAG aCACTTATGAACGAGGAAGAGGTCGTGGTAGGGGGAGGGGTCGTGGTTGGAACAGAGGTGGATACACAAACTACCAAG ATAATGGCAGATATTCTAACTGGGATCGAGGTGGTGGACGTGGTGATTGGGGTTATCATG GTGCTGGATATGGAAGAGGAAGAGGTGGAGTTGGTGGACGAGGTTATGGCCGGGATCGTGGAAGGATGGGTGTCCGCCCGGTGGGTGGTGGCAACCAAGCGTAG